The nucleotide sequence ATGGGAAATGGGATCTGTTCGAGAACACGACCCTTGTCCACGGCGGCGATGCCGCCGCCGGATTCCAGCAGCACGTTGGCGCAGTAGGCCATGTCGTAGTCGCTGGAGCCGGCCACCAGCAGTGTGTACTCGTCGAGGTTGACGGTGGTGCCCACCGCGCCGATGTCGGCCCCCAGGCCGCGCAGGAAGCCGAAGGCGGGGCTGAAGCCTTCCCGGCGGTCGAAGACAGCGACCTTGAGGAGGTCGGCTTCCACGTCCGCGGAGAGGACCCCGCCGGCGCACGGAACCTCGACGACGCGTTCCCGTGTAATGGTCTGGTTGATCAGGTCCATGACGCGGATGCGGGCGCGGGACGCCTCGCAACGGATGCGCATGTCCTCGGCGGTCACGGGCAGACGGAAGGCGGTCTTGAGGCCCATGCCGTCGGGAAAGCTCGGCGGAACGATGTCCACGTTCGACTCGCCGGCCTCGGCCACGGGCTCGCCACCGACGTAGGTGGCGCCGACGCGCACGGTGTCCAGGTCGTCCAGCAATACGAAGTCCGCGAACCGGCCCGGCGCGAGGCCGCCGATGTCCTGTTCCAGACCGGAGTAGGTGGCCGGGTGCAGCGTGGCGGCCTGGATGGCGCGCACGGGGCTCAGGCCGCACGCCACGGCGCGGCGGATGACGTGGTCCATGTGGCCGTGCGTCGCGACGTCGTCGGGGGCCATGCCGTCGGTGACCAGGATCACCCGGCCGGTGTCCACGCCGGCGGCCAGGAGCGGCTTGAGGGTGGCTTCGAGGTCCTGCCGGAAGGAGCCCTCGCGCAGCATGGTCCAGTAGCCGAGGCGCAGGCGCGCCAGCGCGTCCTCGCCGTTGATGGGCTCGTGGCACGACGACACCGAGGCGGCGGCGATGGCGTTGAGGCGGCGGTCCCGCGCCCCGGCGGTATGGCCGTGGACGATCTTGCCCTGGTTGAGGGTCATGTCGATGCGCGCCGCCAGGTCCGGGTCACCCTGCACCAGGCGCAGCCACGAGACCACCTCGCCCAGGCCCAGTACCCTGGGGTCGCGGAGGACCTCCTCCACCTCCTCGTCCGACAGCGACTCGGTCTCGCACAGCAACGGGTCCTGCGGCGCGGCCATGGAGATCAGGGTGTGAACCCGGAGCGGGTGGGACGCCACCTCGTCCAGGAAGAGCCGCATGCCGGCGAGGCCGAAGGCCACGGTGTGCTCGTCGCAAGAGGCCATGAGCGCGGTGGTGCCGTGGGGCAAGTACGCCTGCAGCAGCTCGAACGGGCGGCAGAAGTGGCCGATGTGGGTGTGCGCGTCGATGAAACCGGGCGCGACCCAGCGGCCGCGAGCATCCATGACCCGGGTTTCCTCGCCGCGGGTATGGTCCGCGCTGGGGCCGAGGTAACAGACGCGCCCCTCGCTCACGGCCATCTCCACGCCCTCCAGCACCTCGCCGCTGTAGACGTTGATCAGCCGCCCTCCGGTCACGACGAGGTCGGCCTTCACCTCGCCCATGCTGGCGCGTATAAGGCGTTGTATCGTTTCCTTGGACTTGTGCATGGGTGATTGTCTTACCTCGGCCTTTGCCTTACCATGGCCGCGTGAAGAACCTCGTGCTGCGCAACATCACCAAGCGCTTCCGATCGGTGACGGCCGTGGACGGCTTGGATCTCGAAGTGGACCAGGGCGAGTTCCTGGTCATCATCGGGGAGAGTGGTTGCGGCAAGACCACCCTGCT is from Deltaproteobacteria bacterium and encodes:
- a CDS encoding amidohydrolase family protein — translated: MHKSKETIQRLIRASMGEVKADLVVTGGRLINVYSGEVLEGVEMAVSEGRVCYLGPSADHTRGEETRVMDARGRWVAPGFIDAHTHIGHFCRPFELLQAYLPHGTTALMASCDEHTVAFGLAGMRLFLDEVASHPLRVHTLISMAAPQDPLLCETESLSDEEVEEVLRDPRVLGLGEVVSWLRLVQGDPDLAARIDMTLNQGKIVHGHTAGARDRRLNAIAAASVSSCHEPINGEDALARLRLGYWTMLREGSFRQDLEATLKPLLAAGVDTGRVILVTDGMAPDDVATHGHMDHVIRRAVACGLSPVRAIQAATLHPATYSGLEQDIGGLAPGRFADFVLLDDLDTVRVGATYVGGEPVAEAGESNVDIVPPSFPDGMGLKTAFRLPVTAEDMRIRCEASRARIRVMDLINQTITRERVVEVPCAGGVLSADVEADLLKVAVFDRREGFSPAFGFLRGLGADIGAVGTTVNLDEYTLLVAGSSDYDMAYCANVLLESGGGIAAVDKGRVLEQIPFPIGGLFSLEPWREVGERLAAVQQILKDRGSAFPKPLYALCFLTFVTLPELRITGRGLVRAKERCLVPLLAE